A genomic region of uncultured Paludibaculum sp. contains the following coding sequences:
- a CDS encoding ABC transporter ATP-binding protein, translating into MLEARALTKFYGHTPALDQVSFTIRRGEILGYLGANGAGKSTTIKVLVGLIEQTEGRIFFDSKSVYNDFAGFQRRIGYVPEEAHLYPHMSGYEYLELVGRLRGLDRRTLQRKIEAFLNLFSLWDDRHTPVSSYSKGMRQKILLSSALLHDPEVLILDEPFSGLDVTAAMLLRTLLRGLASDGKIILYSSHVLETVEKVCSNVLILGHGKVVAYDSIQRLQELMERPSLEAVFAQLAQVHDGESTANAILEAMKS; encoded by the coding sequence GTGCTGGAAGCCAGAGCGTTGACGAAATTCTACGGCCATACCCCTGCGTTGGACCAAGTCAGCTTCACGATTCGAAGAGGCGAGATTCTGGGCTATCTGGGGGCCAATGGCGCAGGCAAGAGCACCACGATCAAGGTGCTTGTGGGGCTGATCGAACAGACGGAAGGCCGCATATTCTTCGACAGCAAGAGCGTCTATAACGACTTCGCGGGCTTCCAGCGGAGGATTGGCTACGTTCCCGAAGAGGCGCACCTGTATCCTCACATGTCCGGCTACGAGTATCTGGAGTTAGTCGGACGTCTTCGGGGCCTCGACCGGCGCACACTGCAACGCAAAATCGAGGCGTTCCTGAATCTGTTTTCATTGTGGGACGACCGGCACACGCCCGTGTCGTCCTATTCGAAGGGCATGCGGCAGAAGATTCTGCTTTCGTCCGCTCTCCTGCACGATCCGGAGGTCCTCATCCTGGATGAGCCATTCTCCGGCCTCGACGTTACGGCGGCGATGTTGCTGCGCACTCTGCTTCGCGGACTCGCTTCAGACGGCAAGATCATCCTCTACAGTTCGCACGTGCTGGAGACCGTCGAAAAGGTCTGCTCGAATGTGCTCATCCTCGGGCACGGTAAGGTGGTGGCGTATGATTCGATCCAGCGACTGCAAGAACTCATGGAACGCCCGTCTCTGGAGGCGGTCTTTGCGCAGTTAGCCCAGGTACACGACGGTGAATCCACGGCGAACGCAATTCTGGAGGCGATGAAGTCGTGA
- a CDS encoding RiPP maturation radical SAM C-methyltransferase, which produces MFEIALISMPFAQADVPSFPLTQLRHVVEKAGGGDVRARILYLNHDFAEFFGTGLYSEIALSMQHRTSGLGDWIFRQAAFPWTQDNADEYFARYYPRDDSETRALRETILEKRQGLLDLCERLIERYSIHIADLVGLSSMVSQNVPCFAMANLLKTRNPRQVLVMGGSNCESPMGAAILENVGAIDYVFSGPALVSFPAFVKLRMQGDEAACDRLPGVLSRMNASKYRPTRSTRNGAASACWGQFADLDDPYPLDYSEFLDSYDRLKPELRRSPQLLFQTSRGCWWGEKSQCAFCGVSQHSLPYTSMSPAKAVEQFRSLFRYEGRCARLQCVDYIIPKPYLKEVLPRLNTPPSMCIWYEAKSDLSDDDVRTLAQARVSVQVGIESLSTPSLKLMKKGSTAFQNLQLLKSCATHNVTVSWNLLVGVPGEDAFTYRKYLDDIPLLLHLPAPSGVYPIRFDRYSRYFHEPHGWGLDLRPQDCYALTYPFARTAINKLAIFFADANADAEYFTAMAEWMPKLTDTVSRWIAAWDSSARRRLQYIEAGSQTVIFDSRSGTPVEYVLSAPAAGVLECLTWPTSIERLAASLNGCACAESCIAELTDRGLVFQESGRLMSLVLPAAADPPPKVNRAALPTTP; this is translated from the coding sequence ATGTTTGAGATTGCCCTGATCAGCATGCCCTTCGCCCAGGCGGATGTCCCGTCTTTCCCGCTGACCCAGCTTCGGCACGTGGTGGAGAAGGCTGGAGGCGGGGATGTGCGCGCGCGAATCCTCTACCTGAACCACGACTTCGCCGAGTTCTTTGGAACCGGCCTGTACTCCGAGATCGCTCTCTCGATGCAGCACCGGACATCGGGCCTCGGCGACTGGATCTTCCGACAGGCGGCTTTCCCCTGGACGCAGGACAATGCGGACGAGTATTTCGCTCGATATTACCCTCGCGATGACAGCGAGACGCGAGCATTGCGTGAGACCATTCTGGAAAAGCGACAGGGACTGCTCGATCTATGCGAACGTCTGATCGAACGCTACTCCATCCATATCGCCGATCTTGTTGGACTGAGCTCGATGGTGTCGCAGAATGTGCCTTGTTTCGCGATGGCGAACCTCTTGAAGACGCGAAATCCGCGCCAGGTCCTCGTGATGGGAGGTTCGAATTGCGAGAGTCCGATGGGGGCAGCGATTCTCGAGAATGTTGGCGCCATCGATTACGTGTTTAGTGGACCGGCGCTGGTCAGTTTCCCGGCTTTCGTGAAGTTGCGCATGCAGGGCGACGAAGCGGCCTGCGACCGCCTGCCCGGCGTGCTGTCGCGCATGAACGCCAGCAAGTACCGACCGACAAGATCGACGAGGAACGGAGCCGCGTCCGCCTGCTGGGGACAATTTGCGGATCTTGACGACCCCTATCCACTGGATTACTCGGAGTTTCTCGACAGCTACGATCGACTGAAGCCGGAACTGAGACGGAGCCCTCAACTGCTGTTCCAGACCTCTCGCGGGTGCTGGTGGGGGGAGAAGTCTCAGTGTGCATTCTGTGGCGTGAGTCAACATTCGCTGCCCTATACGTCCATGTCGCCGGCGAAGGCAGTGGAGCAGTTTCGGTCATTGTTTCGGTACGAAGGGCGGTGTGCGCGACTGCAATGCGTCGATTACATCATCCCGAAACCTTATCTGAAAGAGGTGCTACCACGGTTGAATACGCCTCCGAGCATGTGTATCTGGTACGAAGCGAAGTCGGACCTGTCGGATGACGACGTACGAACGCTGGCGCAGGCTCGGGTAAGCGTTCAGGTCGGGATCGAATCGCTGTCGACGCCATCGCTCAAGTTGATGAAGAAAGGCAGCACGGCGTTCCAGAACTTGCAGCTCTTGAAATCGTGCGCCACCCACAATGTCACGGTGTCGTGGAACTTGCTGGTGGGCGTGCCGGGCGAGGATGCCTTCACCTATCGCAAGTACCTCGACGACATCCCTCTCCTTCTCCATTTGCCGGCCCCGAGCGGCGTGTATCCTATTCGATTCGATCGGTACAGCCGTTATTTCCATGAGCCGCACGGCTGGGGACTGGATCTGCGCCCGCAAGATTGCTATGCTCTGACTTATCCATTTGCGCGCACAGCCATCAATAAGCTGGCCATCTTCTTCGCCGATGCCAACGCCGACGCAGAGTACTTCACGGCGATGGCCGAGTGGATGCCGAAGCTGACCGACACCGTCAGTCGATGGATAGCCGCCTGGGACTCCTCCGCACGGCGACGTCTGCAATACATAGAGGCTGGGTCGCAAACAGTCATTTTCGACAGTCGGTCGGGAACACCGGTAGAATATGTGCTATCTGCTCCCGCTGCGGGCGTACTTGAATGCCTGACTTGGCCGACCTCGATCGAACGCCTGGCGGCCAGCCTGAATGGCTGCGCCTGCGCGGAGTCTTGTATCGCAGAACTGACCGATCGCGGGCTGGTTTTTCAGGAGAGCGGACGTCTGATGAGTCTGGTGCTGCCCGCCGCAGCGGATCCGCCTCCGAAGGTCAACCGAGCAGCGCTGCCCACGACGCCTTGA
- a CDS encoding DUF4372 domain-containing protein: MERVSSVFSQIIRLVPGGLFDAGLARHQGEKYPKGMRRWSQSIAMQFCHPGGTRSLRKITDGLAASVCKLRHLGVARPSTQSTLA, encoded by the coding sequence ATGGAACGAGTATCGAGCGTTTTCAGTCAGATTATCAGGCTTGTCCCAGGCGGGCTCTTCGACGCCGGTCTGGCGCGCCATCAAGGCGAGAAATACCCCAAGGGCATGAGGCGCTGGAGCCAGTCCATCGCGATGCAATTCTGCCATCCGGGCGGGACGCGTTCGCTACGCAAGATCACCGACGGCTTGGCCGCCAGTGTATGCAAGTTGCGACATCTGGGTGTGGCGCGCCCGTCCACTCAATCGACTCTGGCGTAG
- a CDS encoding RiPP maturation radical SAM C-methyltransferase, translated as MYEVVLVAMPFGGLMMASLSLTQLKSVVQEAYPGRVRVRIAYATHDFAAYLGADLYQEIALGFQHHTSGLGDWLFRSVAFPELADNADQFFARFYPRRDAATKRFKELVMKKRSGIVKLFSRLVDKYALDRADLVGFSSQVFQNTASFGLARMLRERNPDVTVVLGGGNCEYPMGRVIAEHVPAIDYVFSGPSLVSFPEFVGYRMAGDTEACVRIDGVFCRENVTSTGADEGALTTESDLAGKPVVDQLGRERCINTPSRLDYDDFLDSFAESFPRADSAVRTSLPFETSRGCWWGEKSHCTFCGLNDRTLKYRFMEPEFALTQMRSLFEYSSRCSHLQCVDNIIPKSYLREVVPHLDTPENMGIFYEAKSDLGEEDVRVLAKARITVQLGIEALSTRALKALRKGCTPFQNVTVLKHCAVYDLPTFWNLLMGIPGIGPGVYQKYVQDCRLLSHVPPPASVYPIRFDRYSPYYNEAQAHGLDLRPCEFYSMVYPLPPSAIQDLAYYVTDYNLDAEYLATTADWFGKVRKAVDGWRSLWHGGDRALRARLEFQTEGEDIVILDSRSGTSVRYALPNSCLVLLQRLAIPSSLDRLAGEFAGRPEINVERDLELLRDRGLLFEDEGKFMNLILPADHLRREPREDVTLASPMSA; from the coding sequence ATGTACGAGGTAGTGTTGGTTGCGATGCCGTTCGGCGGTCTTATGATGGCGTCGCTGTCGCTGACGCAGTTGAAGTCAGTTGTTCAGGAAGCTTACCCCGGTCGGGTTAGGGTCCGAATCGCGTACGCCACGCACGATTTTGCGGCGTATCTTGGCGCGGATCTCTACCAGGAGATCGCGCTCGGCTTCCAGCACCACACCTCCGGACTCGGCGACTGGCTGTTTCGCAGCGTGGCGTTTCCGGAACTAGCCGACAATGCTGACCAGTTTTTCGCGCGATTCTATCCCAGACGAGACGCGGCGACCAAACGCTTCAAAGAGCTGGTGATGAAGAAGCGAAGCGGCATCGTGAAGCTCTTCTCGCGGCTCGTCGACAAGTACGCGCTCGACCGAGCTGATCTGGTGGGATTCAGCTCGCAGGTCTTCCAGAACACGGCCTCGTTCGGTTTGGCCCGGATGCTTCGAGAGCGCAATCCAGACGTCACCGTGGTCCTGGGCGGTGGCAATTGCGAGTATCCGATGGGTCGGGTCATCGCGGAACATGTGCCCGCCATCGACTATGTGTTTTCGGGTCCGTCGCTGGTCAGTTTTCCGGAGTTTGTCGGCTATCGAATGGCCGGCGACACGGAGGCATGCGTGCGGATTGATGGCGTATTCTGCCGCGAGAATGTGACCTCGACCGGTGCTGACGAAGGCGCCCTGACGACCGAAAGTGACCTGGCGGGTAAGCCAGTGGTCGATCAACTCGGACGGGAACGGTGCATCAATACGCCGAGTCGCCTCGATTACGACGATTTTCTCGACAGCTTCGCGGAATCGTTTCCACGGGCTGACTCGGCGGTGCGGACGAGCCTTCCGTTTGAGACATCGCGCGGTTGTTGGTGGGGCGAGAAATCCCACTGCACCTTCTGCGGTCTCAATGACCGGACGCTGAAATACCGGTTCATGGAGCCGGAGTTCGCACTCACTCAGATGCGGTCGCTCTTTGAATATTCGTCCCGATGCTCGCATCTGCAGTGCGTAGACAACATCATCCCGAAGAGCTATCTGCGCGAAGTCGTCCCACATCTGGACACGCCGGAGAATATGGGTATCTTCTATGAGGCCAAGTCCGATCTGGGTGAAGAGGATGTCCGCGTGCTTGCCAAAGCGCGGATTACGGTGCAACTCGGCATTGAGGCGCTGTCGACTCGGGCACTGAAGGCGCTTCGCAAAGGATGCACGCCATTCCAGAACGTGACGGTCCTGAAACACTGCGCGGTCTACGATCTGCCGACATTTTGGAATTTGCTGATGGGTATTCCAGGAATCGGCCCCGGCGTGTATCAGAAATACGTCCAGGATTGTCGACTGCTGAGCCACGTACCGCCGCCGGCCAGCGTGTATCCTATCCGGTTTGACCGCTATAGCCCGTACTATAACGAGGCTCAGGCCCATGGGCTCGACCTTCGGCCCTGTGAGTTCTATTCGATGGTCTATCCGCTTCCGCCATCGGCAATTCAGGATCTGGCCTACTACGTCACCGATTACAACCTGGATGCGGAATACCTCGCCACTACCGCGGACTGGTTCGGCAAGGTGCGTAAAGCTGTGGATGGTTGGCGGAGTCTCTGGCATGGCGGCGATCGGGCGCTGCGGGCGCGTCTCGAATTTCAGACCGAAGGCGAAGACATTGTCATCCTCGACAGCCGATCCGGAACCTCCGTGCGCTACGCCTTGCCGAACAGTTGTCTCGTCCTGCTACAGCGCCTTGCGATTCCGTCGTCGCTCGATCGACTAGCCGGCGAGTTTGCGGGACGACCGGAGATCAATGTCGAACGCGATCTGGAGTTGCTTCGCGATCGCGGACTGTTGTTTGAGGATGAAGGCAAGTTCATGAACCTCATCCTTCCTGCGGACCATTTGCGCAGGGAACCGCGTGAGGACGTAACGCTGGCGTCGCCAATGAGCGCCTGA
- a CDS encoding RiPP maturation radical SAM C-methyltransferase — translation MYEVALISMPFGGLLMPSIGLAQLRYAVEHAHPGQVRVRNLYLSHDFAAYLGFDLYQEIFHGRQHHASGVADWFFRQAAFPDAADNASEFFARYYPRRDAATTRFRNAILQKRAGVAQIFQRLIEQYHLGEYHLVGFTATTFQNVASFAFARILTSLHSNITVIIGGGNCEYPMGAAIVRNVPAIDYVFSGPGLVSLPRFVGCRLSGEIDRCDDIPGVLSISNSRLWAEDHRAMECVGRSGADALRGEHLDINIPIPLDYDDFFESLERALPDVRVPTAIPFQTSRGCWWGEKLHCRFCGTSENALRYSCMDPDLAIQQINSIFSYASRTALFHCTDSILAKQYFLEVLPKLKVPENVRLWYEAKSDLTERDVMTLASIRAGVQIGIEALATSSLKLLGKGSTAFQNVALLRCCAQYDVMTSWNLLIGVPGETSEAYRKYISDIPKLLHLPPPAAPYPIRFDRFSPYFDNAAKYGLELRPYDSYFLIYPFPESRIREIAFFFVDQNVNADYFTAMMEWIAPLRKVVEIWNMRWHGRGRDNRPRLEFESAGASGFTIYDSRPERPLRLTIDDLSVHALSALRSPKTVPELAAGIGVSEAEAGSVIAELNKRALLFHEGERFLSLVTAGTLSDRIFRNQTELQVTT, via the coding sequence ATGTACGAAGTTGCCCTCATCAGCATGCCTTTCGGCGGGCTCCTGATGCCTTCCATCGGCCTCGCGCAGTTGCGGTATGCTGTCGAGCATGCGCACCCGGGGCAGGTACGCGTTCGAAATCTGTACCTCAGTCACGACTTTGCCGCATACCTCGGGTTCGATCTTTACCAGGAAATATTCCACGGGCGGCAGCACCACGCCTCGGGTGTCGCCGATTGGTTCTTCCGGCAAGCCGCGTTCCCCGATGCCGCAGACAATGCGAGCGAGTTCTTTGCCCGCTACTACCCGAGGCGCGACGCGGCGACGACCCGGTTCCGGAACGCGATCCTGCAAAAGCGCGCGGGTGTCGCGCAGATCTTTCAACGACTGATTGAGCAATACCATCTTGGCGAGTATCATCTGGTCGGGTTCACTGCCACGACTTTTCAGAATGTCGCGTCATTTGCATTTGCGCGCATCCTCACATCGCTGCATTCGAACATCACTGTCATCATAGGCGGAGGCAATTGCGAGTACCCGATGGGCGCTGCGATCGTGCGCAATGTCCCGGCTATAGACTACGTCTTCTCCGGACCCGGCCTCGTCAGTTTGCCGCGATTCGTGGGTTGCCGTCTGTCCGGCGAAATCGATCGATGCGACGATATTCCCGGAGTGTTGTCGATCTCGAATTCTCGCCTCTGGGCGGAAGACCATCGCGCAATGGAGTGCGTGGGCCGGAGCGGCGCGGACGCGTTACGCGGCGAACATCTCGATATCAACATTCCTATCCCTCTGGACTACGACGACTTTTTCGAAAGTCTCGAGAGGGCGCTACCGGACGTTCGCGTGCCCACGGCGATTCCGTTCCAGACGTCACGGGGCTGCTGGTGGGGAGAGAAGTTGCATTGCCGCTTCTGCGGGACGTCGGAGAACGCGCTCCGCTATAGCTGCATGGATCCCGACCTGGCCATCCAGCAGATCAACTCCATCTTCTCGTACGCGTCGCGGACGGCACTGTTTCACTGCACGGACAGCATCCTCGCCAAGCAGTACTTCTTGGAGGTTCTGCCGAAGTTAAAGGTTCCGGAAAACGTCAGGCTCTGGTACGAGGCGAAGTCGGACCTGACCGAACGCGACGTCATGACCCTCGCCAGTATCCGGGCGGGCGTCCAGATCGGCATCGAGGCGCTGGCGACTTCGTCGCTGAAGCTTCTGGGCAAGGGTAGCACCGCGTTCCAAAATGTGGCTCTGCTCCGGTGCTGCGCGCAATATGACGTCATGACGTCATGGAACCTGTTAATCGGCGTTCCGGGCGAAACGAGCGAGGCGTATCGTAAATACATCAGCGATATTCCGAAACTGTTGCATTTGCCGCCGCCTGCCGCCCCGTACCCCATACGCTTCGACCGATTCAGCCCCTATTTCGACAACGCCGCGAAATATGGCCTCGAACTCCGGCCGTACGATTCCTACTTTCTCATTTACCCGTTCCCGGAAAGCCGCATCAGGGAAATCGCGTTCTTTTTTGTGGATCAGAACGTCAACGCAGATTACTTCACGGCCATGATGGAGTGGATCGCGCCCCTGCGGAAGGTCGTCGAAATCTGGAACATGCGCTGGCACGGGCGCGGACGGGACAACCGGCCCAGGCTCGAATTCGAATCGGCAGGCGCGTCCGGATTCACTATTTATGATAGCCGTCCGGAAAGGCCCCTTCGGCTAACGATTGATGATCTGAGCGTTCATGCTCTTTCCGCGCTCAGAAGCCCGAAGACCGTCCCCGAGTTGGCGGCCGGCATCGGCGTGAGCGAGGCCGAGGCTGGTTCGGTCATAGCCGAACTGAACAAGAGAGCATTGCTGTTCCACGAGGGCGAGCGCTTCCTGAGCCTGGTCACGGCCGGGACGCTCTCCGATCGGATCTTCCGAAACCAGACAGAGTTGCAAGTGACTACGTAA
- a CDS encoding RiPP maturation radical SAM C-methyltransferase, translated as MARDESSTKLEHTAMLEIVLINMPFAHVVSPSLGLTQLKAAVDLQHGSAVRTRILYLNHDFANYFGVELYQEIALAIQHRYSGLGDWMFRQLAFPDVPDNAEEYFDRYYPSRKGFIRQARDLILSKRRGLPSVVRSLIRRHEIAGADVAGFTTMLSQTVASIAFANVLKESNPHTLVAFGGANCEKEMGRELVEKVEVIDYVFSGPGLVSFPAFAGALLRGDRAACHAIDGVFSRRNHTLMPDIVQLERSTNVASVGQELDINSDLPLDYGGFLASFERSFADTQLRPALPFETSRGCWWGELCQCTFCGLDTADYRFMRPDLALRNIRSLFDQGRPYRRINFEAVDNVIPRSYFKEVLGQLETPENAQIWYAVRAGLTEEEVRTLAKARVCVQIGIEALESSTLKLMKKGTTSFANVELLKRCAAHGVEASWNLLIGSPGEKSDVYRRYCEVLPSLAHLQPPVSVYPVRFDRHSAYYRNPEAYGLKLHPYDCYGMSYPFPYASIQKIAYYFADENLDAEYYGAMSEWIGALMRIVVDWKQKWNERQARPRLEYRRSGDRTFVFDSRFGAPAEFEPSPLEFSILQQLKTATPADALPRHLQGGDQIGPCLERLQSRRLLFEENGRMLSLVLRDDLLPAQASSN; from the coding sequence GTGGCACGCGACGAGTCGTCGACCAAACTGGAACACACTGCCATGCTCGAGATTGTCCTGATCAATATGCCGTTCGCGCACGTCGTGAGCCCGTCGCTCGGGCTTACGCAACTGAAGGCCGCTGTGGACCTGCAGCACGGATCGGCTGTCCGAACCCGGATCCTTTACCTGAACCACGACTTTGCGAACTATTTCGGAGTTGAGTTGTACCAGGAAATTGCGCTCGCCATTCAGCACCGCTACTCCGGCCTAGGTGACTGGATGTTCCGGCAACTTGCGTTTCCGGACGTTCCCGACAATGCGGAAGAATATTTCGACCGATACTATCCGAGTCGGAAAGGTTTCATCCGACAAGCGAGAGATCTGATACTGAGCAAGCGGCGCGGGTTGCCGTCGGTTGTTAGATCCCTCATCCGTCGTCACGAAATCGCCGGTGCGGACGTGGCGGGTTTCACCACGATGCTCTCGCAGACCGTCGCCTCCATCGCGTTCGCCAACGTTCTGAAGGAGAGCAACCCGCACACGTTGGTGGCGTTCGGCGGAGCGAATTGCGAAAAGGAAATGGGACGGGAACTCGTCGAGAAAGTTGAAGTCATTGACTATGTGTTCTCAGGTCCGGGTCTGGTCAGTTTCCCCGCCTTCGCCGGCGCGCTGCTACGCGGCGACCGCGCCGCCTGCCACGCCATCGACGGCGTTTTCTCGCGAAGGAATCACACGTTGATGCCCGATATCGTGCAACTCGAACGCTCCACCAACGTCGCCTCCGTTGGGCAGGAACTCGACATCAACTCGGATTTGCCGCTGGACTACGGCGGCTTCCTTGCCAGCTTCGAACGTTCGTTCGCGGACACGCAACTCCGTCCCGCACTCCCGTTCGAGACGTCGCGCGGATGTTGGTGGGGCGAGTTGTGCCAGTGCACCTTTTGTGGTCTCGATACGGCCGATTATCGCTTCATGAGGCCGGATTTGGCGCTCAGGAATATTCGGTCCCTGTTCGACCAGGGCAGGCCGTATCGAAGAATTAACTTCGAGGCGGTCGACAATGTCATTCCCCGGTCGTACTTCAAAGAGGTGCTGGGTCAACTCGAGACCCCGGAAAACGCGCAGATCTGGTATGCCGTACGTGCAGGCCTTACGGAGGAGGAGGTTCGAACGCTGGCGAAGGCGCGCGTCTGTGTGCAGATCGGCATTGAGGCGCTGGAGTCCTCCACGCTGAAGCTGATGAAGAAAGGGACTACCTCTTTCGCCAACGTGGAACTGCTTAAGCGCTGCGCCGCCCATGGCGTGGAGGCCTCGTGGAATTTGCTGATCGGCTCACCCGGAGAGAAGTCGGACGTGTATCGGCGCTACTGCGAAGTCCTGCCCTCCCTCGCTCATCTGCAGCCGCCGGTCAGCGTATACCCGGTCCGTTTCGACCGTCACAGCGCGTATTACCGTAATCCGGAAGCGTACGGGCTGAAACTGCATCCTTACGATTGTTACGGCATGAGTTATCCCTTCCCGTACGCTTCCATTCAAAAAATCGCGTATTATTTCGCCGATGAAAACCTCGACGCCGAGTATTACGGCGCAATGTCGGAGTGGATCGGAGCGCTGATGCGCATTGTAGTCGATTGGAAGCAGAAGTGGAACGAGCGACAGGCGCGGCCACGGCTGGAGTATCGTCGCAGCGGAGACCGGACGTTCGTTTTCGACAGCCGATTCGGGGCGCCGGCGGAGTTCGAACCGAGCCCGCTCGAATTCTCCATCTTGCAGCAGCTCAAGACGGCGACCCCCGCCGACGCGCTGCCCCGCCATCTGCAGGGAGGCGATCAGATCGGGCCTTGCCTGGAACGCCTTCAGTCTAGGCGACTTCTCTTCGAAGAGAACGGGCGGATGCTGTCCCTCGTCCTCCGCGACGACCTGTTGCCTGCGCAGGCCAGCTCCAACTGA
- a CDS encoding non-ribosomal peptide synthetase: MQIQEVVERHSRMHPDRYALADPIRRVNYRDLNRTANRIRTLLKIRGVATGAVVAIQLKPSTELIAAMLGVLKTGAVYVYLDPAHPIDRRRYIAGNTHAHVLLTTRPFVDEFHDFEGDLLLLDGRIWETTNADDDDLSSGGSDEAVAFLSYTSGSTGMPKGVQCTHAGVTNRFAWFRTLFPFQLGDVALLRAQVSFVISAWEIFAPLLAGVQLVIVPTEVSKDPALLLHALRMHRVTHVGLVPSLASVLVEYYASELAAIQSLHVVEIGGESSPPGLLRRLSEILPSTTILHRYGSTEMTAVLCREVHPENTGVGRVPVGVPISSTTAQMLDEELRPVPKGVAGELYLAGTGMAQGYLNAPSATASRFVANPFPSAAGQRLYRTGDLARYCDNGEIELLGRVDFQIKFAGYRIEPSEIELPLMQHPAVHSALVTVARRAESSGSDLEETGGHVLVAYIVPQDPTVLSDGRNDQLSLTLREYLRQSLPHYLVPSRFIPMTALPLLPNGKTDRMSMMNRILDPEPSAAGGAPPQTIKDRILRDAAELLCSSDVVNASDQAFLDLGFDSIQAMRLAALLSSKYHMDVNLAELLDDRPLAIVIEHFCERSVIDREATVDVELTARTCAHRADDAPMGLEEMCWKPER; the protein is encoded by the coding sequence ATGCAAATCCAGGAAGTTGTGGAGCGGCACTCCCGAATGCATCCGGATCGATATGCGCTGGCGGACCCGATTAGGCGAGTCAATTATCGGGACCTCAACCGGACAGCCAATCGCATCCGGACGTTGCTCAAGATACGAGGTGTTGCAACCGGCGCGGTCGTTGCCATCCAGTTAAAGCCATCGACGGAGTTGATCGCCGCCATGCTCGGTGTCCTGAAGACCGGCGCCGTGTATGTCTACCTCGATCCCGCACATCCCATCGACCGGCGGCGATACATTGCGGGGAACACGCACGCGCACGTACTGCTCACGACCCGCCCTTTTGTCGATGAATTTCACGATTTTGAAGGCGATCTGCTGCTTTTGGACGGTAGGATTTGGGAGACAACTAACGCCGATGACGACGACCTGTCCAGCGGCGGTTCGGATGAGGCCGTCGCCTTCCTCAGCTACACGTCCGGCAGCACAGGAATGCCTAAAGGCGTGCAGTGCACCCATGCGGGCGTGACGAATCGATTCGCGTGGTTCCGGACTTTGTTTCCGTTTCAGCTCGGCGACGTCGCCCTACTGAGGGCGCAGGTGAGTTTCGTCATCTCCGCGTGGGAGATTTTTGCGCCGCTGTTGGCCGGCGTCCAACTGGTGATCGTCCCTACCGAGGTCTCGAAGGACCCGGCATTGCTGCTGCATGCTTTGCGGATGCACCGGGTGACGCACGTGGGTCTGGTTCCCTCCCTGGCGTCAGTCCTGGTGGAGTATTATGCTTCCGAACTGGCCGCCATCCAGTCGTTACACGTCGTCGAGATTGGCGGCGAGAGCTCGCCTCCCGGTCTGCTGCGCCGACTCTCGGAAATCTTGCCAAGCACGACCATCCTACATCGGTACGGCTCGACGGAGATGACGGCTGTTCTGTGCCGCGAAGTACATCCGGAGAACACGGGCGTGGGACGTGTTCCGGTAGGCGTGCCGATCTCAAGTACGACGGCGCAGATGCTGGACGAGGAGTTGCGTCCGGTGCCGAAAGGTGTCGCTGGCGAACTGTACCTAGCTGGCACCGGAATGGCACAAGGTTACCTGAATGCTCCTTCCGCTACCGCCTCCCGATTTGTCGCCAATCCGTTTCCTTCCGCAGCTGGCCAAAGACTCTATCGGACAGGTGATCTCGCGCGTTATTGCGACAATGGCGAAATCGAGTTGCTAGGGCGCGTCGATTTTCAAATCAAATTCGCCGGATACCGGATCGAACCTAGCGAGATCGAGTTGCCGCTGATGCAGCATCCGGCCGTGCACAGCGCGCTGGTTACAGTGGCGCGACGAGCGGAGTCGTCCGGGTCCGATTTGGAGGAGACCGGCGGACATGTGCTGGTCGCCTATATCGTTCCTCAGGATCCAACTGTCCTATCGGATGGGCGCAACGATCAGCTTTCGCTGACTCTACGGGAGTATCTTCGTCAGAGTTTGCCGCATTATCTGGTCCCCAGTCGATTCATTCCGATGACGGCGTTGCCGCTGTTGCCGAACGGAAAGACCGACCGCATGTCGATGATGAATCGCATACTCGACCCGGAGCCTTCGGCCGCGGGGGGGGCGCCCCCGCAGACAATCAAAGACCGGATTCTGCGCGACGCCGCCGAACTGCTGTGCTCTAGCGATGTCGTCAATGCTTCCGACCAGGCGTTCCTGGACTTGGGATTCGATTCTATCCAGGCCATGCGACTGGCTGCGCTGCTGAGTTCGAAGTACCACATGGATGTGAACCTGGCAGAGCTGCTCGACGATCGGCCTCTGGCCATCGTGATCGAACATTTCTGCGAACGCAGCGTCATCGACAGGGAAGCGACCGTCGATGTCGAACTTACTGCGCGGACCTGCGCGCACCGTGCGGACGATGCTCCGATGGGACTGGAGGAGATGTGCTGGAAGCCAGAGCGTTGA